Proteins found in one Solitalea lacus genomic segment:
- a CDS encoding tRNA-binding protein — MITYHDFEKIDIRVGTILEIDEFPKAKNPSYQLTIDFGPLGIKRSSAQITKLYSLEELKGKQVIAVVNFPIKQIANFFSECLVLGIVGNDKTVTLLQPERKVENGQRIT, encoded by the coding sequence ATGATTACATACCATGATTTTGAGAAGATTGACATTAGAGTTGGAACTATTCTTGAAATTGATGAATTTCCGAAGGCTAAAAACCCATCTTATCAGCTAACGATTGATTTCGGACCATTAGGTATAAAACGATCATCTGCACAAATCACCAAGCTTTATTCTTTGGAGGAGCTAAAAGGCAAGCAGGTTATTGCTGTTGTTAACTTTCCAATTAAACAGATTGCTAACTTTTTCTCAGAATGTTTAGTACTTGGTATTGTTGGAAACGACAAAACCGTTACCTTACTTCAGCCTGAGCGTAAAGTTGAAAACGGTCAACGAATTACCTAA
- a CDS encoding outer membrane beta-barrel protein produces the protein MKHLIYTLLIAVGMISIMASPCKAQQYYFGFSWNTALPMGSTSDYIGKYSVRGAGIEWGGFVKPQVSLGLNIGWNVFYEAKDRNTYNFEGGTAITGTPYNYINAIPIIAKAHYYFKEPKGEVMVPYLSLGLGTTWQKENTYFGINGFYRDGWMFGLFPELGLVYKINPLSGINFNVRYNYNFETDQVNELSYLGFNIGFVYRY, from the coding sequence ATGAAACATTTAATATATACACTTTTAATTGCGGTTGGCATGATTAGTATTATGGCCAGCCCCTGTAAGGCACAGCAGTATTATTTCGGTTTTTCATGGAATACAGCTTTGCCCATGGGTTCAACCAGTGATTATATTGGAAAATATAGTGTAAGAGGCGCAGGCATTGAATGGGGTGGATTTGTGAAGCCTCAAGTTAGCTTAGGCCTAAACATTGGATGGAATGTATTTTACGAAGCAAAAGATCGCAATACTTACAACTTTGAGGGAGGAACAGCGATTACCGGTACGCCATATAATTACATCAATGCAATTCCTATAATAGCTAAAGCGCACTATTACTTTAAAGAGCCTAAGGGAGAAGTAATGGTGCCCTATTTGAGCCTTGGTTTGGGCACCACATGGCAAAAGGAAAATACCTACTTCGGCATCAATGGATTTTATAGAGACGGCTGGATGTTTGGATTGTTTCCTGAACTAGGATTAGTTTATAAAATAAATCCACTTTCTGGCATAAATTTTAATGTTAGATACAATTATAATTTTGAAACAGATCAGGTAAATGAACTTAGCTATCTGGGATTTAACATTGGCTTTGTTTATCGATATTAA
- a CDS encoding DUF4136 domain-containing protein, whose protein sequence is MNKTFPLKKLGLGIYAFIGTLILNSCYPDSDVYVEDLDVVATIPRKDYNFKQHKTYTLPTRIPIIKGEAPLPGDTLLAAVAQPILAEIRTQMANYGYTEIKPNNPTKPDVALTTAVFETTYVGGYYNYWWDYWGWWYWGYWGYPWGPGWYPGGVYYYTFDTGTLVMNISSPEATADHTTKTIWLGAVKGVLNGTTSNLPRAIDGIGQAYAQSPYLKVN, encoded by the coding sequence ATGAATAAAACATTTCCACTTAAAAAACTGGGATTAGGTATCTATGCGTTCATAGGTACGCTTATCTTAAACTCATGCTACCCAGACAGCGATGTTTATGTTGAAGATTTAGATGTTGTAGCAACCATTCCTAGAAAGGATTACAACTTTAAGCAGCATAAAACCTATACGCTCCCTACGCGTATCCCAATTATTAAAGGAGAAGCGCCATTGCCAGGGGACACCCTGCTTGCTGCAGTAGCACAGCCTATTTTGGCCGAGATCAGAACTCAGATGGCCAATTATGGTTATACAGAAATTAAGCCTAATAACCCCACAAAACCTGATGTTGCACTTACAACTGCTGTTTTTGAAACCACTTATGTTGGCGGATATTATAATTATTGGTGGGATTACTGGGGCTGGTGGTACTGGGGATACTGGGGATACCCTTGGGGGCCGGGCTGGTATCCTGGCGGTGTTTACTATTACACTTTTGACACCGGAACGTTGGTAATGAACATTAGTTCTCCAGAAGCAACAGCCGATCATACCACAAAAACCATATGGCTTGGTGCAGTAAAAGGAGTTTTAAACGGGACTACCTCTAACCTTCCACGAGCAATTGATGGTATAGGGCAGGCTTATGCTCAATCTCCTTATTTAAAAGTTAATTAA
- a CDS encoding carboxypeptidase-like regulatory domain-containing protein yields the protein MKKGLIVIFLLTISWATYAQSLLSGKIYDRDKAKPLEFAQIFNKTANYQITADKEGNYRVYVNLGDTILFSALGFETQKLIIDKSVNFLNKNIYMQARYLYLPEVMVSGKKSYKADSLEQRQDFARVYNYKDKSFGNLVGTAIFHPLTFIEYLYSGNKRKNIRSFQNRLKSYEQEKFVDNYYNAELVGRISKITDEKELDAFVKYSRPQYDFLKSANQYDLYYYINTRYKKFKADVVKIDSLGVKQ from the coding sequence ATGAAAAAAGGGCTTATAGTTATTTTTCTGCTTACAATTAGTTGGGCGACTTATGCTCAAAGTCTTTTGTCGGGTAAGATTTACGATCGTGATAAGGCCAAACCCTTGGAGTTTGCACAAATTTTTAACAAGACGGCTAACTATCAAATTACGGCTGATAAAGAAGGAAATTACCGTGTTTATGTGAATCTCGGGGATACAATTCTGTTTTCAGCATTAGGCTTTGAAACCCAGAAACTCATTATCGACAAATCTGTGAATTTTCTAAATAAGAATATTTACATGCAGGCTCGCTACTTGTACTTGCCTGAAGTGATGGTCTCAGGTAAAAAATCGTACAAGGCAGATTCTTTGGAGCAAAGGCAGGATTTCGCAAGGGTATATAACTATAAAGATAAGTCGTTCGGAAATTTAGTTGGAACGGCTATTTTTCATCCGCTTACTTTTATTGAATATTTATACAGCGGAAATAAGCGAAAAAATATTCGCAGTTTTCAAAATCGACTTAAAAGCTACGAACAGGAAAAGTTTGTTGATAATTATTACAATGCTGAACTGGTTGGGCGCATTTCTAAAATTACTGATGAAAAGGAATTGGACGCATTTGTTAAATACAGCCGGCCTCAGTACGATTTCTTAAAGTCAGCAAATCAGTACGATTTATATTATTACATAAATACCCGTTATAAGAAGTTTAAAGCAGATGTTGTTAAGATCGACTCTTTAGGGGTTAAACAATAG
- a CDS encoding polysaccharide deacetylase family protein, which translates to MYPVKTPYLIKKLYPSLTWNLNRAEKTLYITFDDGPIPEVTPFVLEELKKYNAKATFFCIGDNIRKHPEVFNQVVEGGHSIGNHTYNHLNGWQTPTAEYVKNIEKCNSLINAQLFRPPYGKIRPTQIHNLKKNYKIIMWDVLSGDFDINLSPQSCYENVIKHAENGSIIVFHDSLKAAPRLRYVLPKALEHWSSKGFNFKAL; encoded by the coding sequence ATGTACCCGGTTAAAACACCCTACTTAATAAAAAAACTTTATCCTTCACTTACCTGGAACTTAAACCGGGCAGAAAAAACGTTGTATATCACCTTTGATGATGGCCCTATCCCTGAAGTAACTCCTTTTGTTTTAGAAGAATTAAAAAAATATAATGCAAAGGCTACTTTTTTTTGCATAGGCGATAACATTCGTAAACATCCAGAGGTGTTTAATCAAGTTGTAGAAGGCGGGCATTCAATTGGCAATCACACTTATAACCATTTAAATGGTTGGCAAACACCTACAGCCGAATACGTGAAGAATATAGAAAAGTGTAATTCCTTGATCAATGCTCAACTATTTAGGCCTCCCTATGGCAAAATTCGTCCAACACAAATCCACAATTTGAAAAAAAACTACAAAATTATCATGTGGGATGTTCTAAGTGGAGATTTCGACATAAACCTGTCTCCGCAAAGTTGTTATGAAAACGTAATTAAGCATGCTGAGAATGGCTCCATTATTGTATTTCATGATAGCTTAAAAGCAGCCCCCCGTTTACGCTATGTTTTGCCCAAGGCATTAGAGCATTGGAGTAGTAAAGGTTTTAACTTTAAAGCCTTATAA
- a CDS encoding TolC family protein produces MKKPIILFVASIFLLFNKVYAQDKFTLEQCVSYALEHNLNIKQAKYTQAISEVNYSQSKLNLAPTVNANISQYNNFGRSVNQVTYAYSNNTTNNLNYGAGANWEIFGGLQRLNQLKQTKFTLMADQTYVEKIKQDVSLNVVNQFLLTMFGEEQVNNLTNQLKVSQEQLAIAKKKADVGTITEADYLQFKAQVANDETNLTSAQNQLEIASLELKQLLNLEPQQTFGIIRPSDAAMVEASKSAYEAVYVYNEALKINPSIKVAEYQSLASERAVSVAKGAFYPSLNLSANVGSYYSWNYYLPVDPANPNGPDYRPTFKDQYNTFLGKSINLSLNIPIFNGLQSRNSVKKAKISYENTKASEVLAKNQLNKTIAQSVADLKAAEKKYASAQISFESLKKAYEFSQKRFDVGLINSLDLNIAKTNYSKAESEALQAKYDMVFKSKVIDYYLGKPLTL; encoded by the coding sequence TTGAAGAAGCCAATTATCCTATTTGTAGCCTCGATTTTTTTACTATTTAATAAGGTTTATGCTCAAGATAAATTTACACTGGAGCAATGTGTGAGCTATGCTTTGGAGCATAATCTCAATATCAAACAAGCAAAGTATACCCAAGCAATATCTGAAGTGAATTATTCACAGTCGAAGTTGAATCTGGCTCCTACTGTTAATGCTAATATTTCTCAGTATAATAACTTTGGAAGAAGTGTAAATCAAGTTACGTATGCTTATTCAAACAATACAACTAATAACTTGAATTACGGAGCTGGTGCCAATTGGGAAATTTTTGGTGGATTACAAAGACTAAATCAGCTTAAACAAACAAAGTTTACTTTGATGGCTGACCAGACTTATGTTGAGAAAATTAAACAGGATGTTTCTTTAAATGTTGTAAATCAGTTTTTGTTAACAATGTTTGGGGAGGAACAGGTTAATAACTTGACTAATCAGCTTAAAGTTAGTCAGGAGCAATTGGCAATCGCAAAGAAAAAGGCTGACGTTGGTACTATTACTGAAGCAGATTACCTGCAATTTAAAGCACAGGTGGCAAACGATGAAACCAACCTAACCAGTGCTCAAAATCAATTAGAGATTGCCTCATTAGAATTGAAACAATTGCTCAATTTAGAACCGCAACAAACATTCGGAATAATTCGGCCAAGCGATGCTGCAATGGTAGAGGCTTCTAAAAGTGCTTACGAGGCAGTTTATGTATACAATGAAGCTTTGAAAATAAACCCAAGTATTAAGGTGGCAGAATATCAATCCTTGGCTTCAGAAAGAGCTGTAAGTGTTGCCAAAGGAGCATTTTATCCATCATTGAACCTGAGTGCCAATGTGGGTTCTTATTACTCTTGGAACTATTATTTGCCAGTTGATCCGGCTAATCCTAATGGTCCTGATTATAGACCAACCTTCAAAGATCAGTATAACACCTTTTTAGGTAAGTCAATTAACTTGAGTTTAAACATTCCAATTTTTAACGGACTTCAATCTAGAAATTCGGTTAAGAAGGCAAAAATAAGTTATGAAAACACTAAAGCTTCTGAAGTACTTGCCAAGAATCAGTTAAACAAAACTATTGCGCAATCAGTGGCTGATTTAAAAGCTGCAGAGAAAAAGTATGCATCGGCTCAAATTTCTTTTGAATCGCTTAAAAAAGCCTATGAATTTAGTCAAAAGCGTTTTGACGTTGGTTTGATTAATAGCTTGGACTTAAATATTGCAAAAACCAATTACAGTAAAGCTGAATCGGAGGCTTTGCAGGCAAAATACGATATGGTTTTTAAAAGCAAAGTAATTGATTATTATTTAGGAAAGCCCTTAACTTTATAA
- a CDS encoding efflux RND transporter periplasmic adaptor subunit, with translation MKKKNKILWYLLGAIALLITVAFVGKKKGWIGGKNEIEVGVDQVTRRTITETVSASGKIQPEVEVKLSPEVSGELIEIYVKEGERVKKGQLLCKIRPDFYASDYSRSEAMVNEVKANLANSQAQLASAEASFKNAEASYKRNLQLFKEKVISQSEYDAVLAQYEQSKESVAAAKQSVQAAKYSVASTQASLQQSGVNLAKTTIYSPIDGIISLLSVKKGERVLGTAQMQGTEIMRIADLKSMEAVVDVNENDINRVSINDTADVEVDAFLGKKFKGIVTSIANSASTASSTATTDQVTNFQVKVRLLPSSYEASLKVGQESPFRPGLSTTVDIQTNKVTKVLAVPIQSVTTREAEKKTESKDEMPQQAAGDDKKKADKNEKVQALVFVMRNGAAQSVNVSTGIQDDSYIEIISGLKDGDEVISAPYLAVSKTLKNGDKVKKVEKDKLFASDKKK, from the coding sequence ATGAAGAAGAAGAATAAAATTCTATGGTACTTGTTAGGTGCTATAGCGCTGTTAATTACTGTTGCTTTTGTTGGTAAGAAGAAAGGCTGGATTGGAGGCAAAAATGAAATAGAGGTTGGTGTTGATCAGGTAACTCGTCGTACAATTACTGAAACCGTTTCTGCCAGTGGTAAAATACAGCCAGAAGTCGAAGTAAAATTAAGCCCGGAGGTTTCAGGAGAGTTGATTGAAATTTATGTAAAGGAAGGCGAACGTGTTAAAAAAGGTCAGCTCCTATGTAAAATTCGACCTGACTTTTATGCTTCCGATTACAGTCGTTCCGAAGCGATGGTGAATGAGGTGAAAGCTAACTTAGCTAATAGTCAAGCCCAGTTGGCTTCAGCTGAGGCCAGTTTTAAAAATGCTGAGGCTTCATACAAAAGAAACCTGCAATTATTTAAAGAAAAAGTTATTTCACAATCAGAATATGATGCAGTCTTAGCGCAATATGAACAGTCTAAAGAAAGCGTTGCCGCTGCAAAACAAAGCGTTCAGGCTGCTAAGTATAGTGTGGCGTCAACTCAGGCCTCCTTACAGCAATCAGGAGTGAATTTGGCTAAAACTACAATCTACTCACCAATTGATGGTATTATTTCTTTATTAAGCGTTAAAAAAGGCGAACGTGTTTTAGGAACCGCCCAGATGCAGGGTACTGAAATTATGCGTATCGCAGATCTGAAAAGCATGGAAGCTGTTGTAGACGTAAATGAGAACGATATTAACCGTGTTTCTATTAATGACACGGCAGATGTAGAAGTAGATGCATTCTTAGGTAAGAAATTTAAAGGAATCGTTACGTCAATTGCTAATTCCGCTTCTACAGCCAGTTCAACGGCAACTACTGATCAGGTTACTAACTTCCAGGTTAAAGTTCGTTTGTTGCCTTCATCATATGAAGCATCATTAAAGGTAGGGCAGGAATCACCATTCCGTCCGGGGTTGTCTACAACAGTTGATATTCAAACTAACAAGGTAACTAAAGTGTTGGCAGTTCCAATTCAGTCGGTAACTACTCGTGAAGCAGAGAAAAAGACTGAGAGTAAGGATGAAATGCCTCAACAAGCAGCCGGAGATGATAAAAAGAAAGCTGATAAAAATGAAAAGGTACAAGCTTTAGTTTTTGTCATGCGTAATGGAGCGGCTCAATCAGTTAATGTTTCTACTGGTATTCAGGATGATTCTTATATTGAAATTATATCAGGTTTGAAAGATGGAGATGAAGTGATATCGGCACCTTATCTAGCAGTTTCTAAGACACTTAAAAACGGAGACAAGGTTAAAAAAGTAGAAAAAGACAAGCTTTTTGCTAGCGATAAGAAAAAATAG
- a CDS encoding NAD(P)H-dependent glycerol-3-phosphate dehydrogenase, with translation MSTEEKKILVIGGGSWATAIVKMLTDNSRKHAVYWWMRNPEDIEHLKKYRHNPRYLSSVEINIQPENITDDLKGSVAIADVIIMAVPAAFLKSAIAELTEEDFKDKIIVSAIKGFEPSDNLIIGEYLNTRYNIPLSCIAVITGPCHAEEVALEKLSYLTIASQNHEVAELIALALSNRYIKTTISDDIYGTEYAAVLKNIFAVASGICHGLGYGDNFQAVLIANGLQEIKRFVDAVHPIDRDIKDSAYLGDLLVTAYSQFSRNRTFGNMIGKGYSVKSAQLEMNMVAEGYYAVKCLHEINRVHKVYMPISRAVYAILYENISPRMEIRLLAEKLS, from the coding sequence ATGTCAACAGAAGAGAAGAAAATACTAGTTATTGGCGGAGGAAGTTGGGCTACCGCAATTGTGAAAATGTTAACAGATAATAGCAGGAAACATGCTGTTTATTGGTGGATGCGAAATCCTGAAGATATCGAGCATTTAAAAAAGTACAGGCATAATCCCAGGTACTTAAGTTCTGTTGAGATAAACATTCAGCCTGAAAATATTACAGACGATTTAAAAGGATCGGTTGCAATTGCAGATGTGATTATTATGGCCGTACCAGCCGCTTTTTTGAAAAGTGCTATTGCTGAGCTCACAGAGGAAGATTTTAAAGACAAGATAATAGTCTCAGCCATTAAGGGGTTTGAGCCTTCAGATAATTTGATTATCGGAGAGTACTTAAATACGCGTTATAATATTCCATTGAGTTGTATAGCGGTAATTACAGGGCCTTGTCATGCGGAGGAGGTTGCCCTTGAAAAATTATCATATTTAACAATTGCTTCTCAAAATCATGAAGTAGCCGAGCTTATTGCGCTTGCTTTATCTAACAGGTATATTAAGACGACCATTTCAGATGATATTTACGGAACCGAATATGCTGCAGTTCTGAAGAATATTTTTGCTGTGGCTAGTGGTATTTGTCATGGCTTAGGTTATGGAGATAACTTCCAAGCTGTATTGATTGCAAACGGTTTACAGGAGATAAAACGGTTTGTAGATGCGGTGCATCCTATTGATAGAGATATTAAGGACTCAGCTTATTTGGGGGATTTGTTGGTAACTGCCTATTCTCAATTCAGCAGGAACAGAACTTTTGGAAACATGATAGGGAAGGGCTACTCAGTGAAATCAGCCCAGCTGGAAATGAATATGGTGGCTGAAGGATATTATGCCGTAAAATGTTTACATGAGATTAACCGGGTTCACAAGGTTTATATGCCAATTAGTCGAGCTGTTTATGCTATTTTGTATGAAAACATCTCGCCTCGAATGGAAATTAGGTTGTTGGCGGAGAAATTGAGCTAA
- a CDS encoding DEAD/DEAH box helicase, whose translation MNLFEQLGIGPKTVQAITELGFEAPTPIQEQAIPELLKGNRDFVGLAQTGTGKTAAFGLPMLELINLDLRQPQALVLCPTRELCLQITNDLVNFSKYLGQVNVVAVYGGASIINQMRDLKRGAHIIVATPGRMLDIINRNVINFDNVKISVLDEADEMLNMGFQEDINAILSHTPDTKNTWLFSATMPNEVRRISQNYMTDPFELTVGNRNEGNANIEHEYYVAKARDKYAAFKRLVDFNPEIFGIVFCRTKIETQEIAEALIRDGYNADALHGDLSQQQRDKVMKRYRDRSLQLLIATDVAARGIDVNDVTHVINYSLPDDVESYTHRSGRTARAGKTGVSMAIVNSKEMGKIRQIERIIKKKFTKCDIPNGFDVCEKQLFALIHKVHNVQVNDQIDQYLERINAEFADVSKEDIIKRFASLEFNRFLDYYKNAPDLNARVDEREGRERGERGERGDRHSMRGGAGKFTRLFVNLGSLDDFTRGDMLRYICDNAHVSGSKIGRIDVKGVYSFFEIESDNVDKIFEGFKSKDFNGRQVRIEISQDGDRKREERRSGFGGGRRSEGGGERRGGFSGNRDRGDRNDRGERRSFNGGNRERRPSNSNSDERKGRW comes from the coding sequence ATGAATTTATTTGAACAATTGGGCATTGGCCCCAAAACTGTCCAAGCTATTACTGAGCTGGGATTCGAAGCGCCTACTCCTATTCAGGAACAAGCAATCCCGGAACTTTTAAAAGGCAATCGCGACTTTGTTGGACTTGCACAAACCGGAACCGGTAAAACTGCAGCATTTGGCTTGCCAATGCTGGAGCTTATCAACCTTGATTTGCGTCAGCCACAAGCGTTGGTATTATGTCCAACCCGCGAACTTTGCTTACAAATTACTAACGACTTAGTAAATTTCAGTAAATACCTAGGCCAAGTTAATGTTGTAGCTGTTTATGGCGGCGCCAGCATTATTAACCAAATGCGCGACCTGAAACGAGGAGCTCATATCATTGTAGCTACCCCAGGCCGTATGTTGGATATTATCAACCGCAATGTTATCAACTTTGATAATGTTAAAATCTCTGTATTAGACGAAGCTGATGAGATGTTGAACATGGGTTTCCAGGAAGACATCAATGCTATTCTTTCTCACACTCCTGACACTAAAAACACTTGGTTATTCTCGGCAACTATGCCAAATGAGGTACGTCGTATTTCACAAAATTACATGACCGACCCATTTGAATTAACCGTAGGTAATCGTAACGAAGGTAACGCCAATATTGAGCACGAATATTACGTTGCTAAAGCACGTGATAAATATGCTGCTTTTAAACGTTTAGTTGACTTTAACCCTGAGATTTTCGGTATTGTTTTCTGTCGTACCAAAATTGAAACCCAGGAAATTGCTGAAGCTTTAATCCGTGATGGATACAATGCTGATGCTTTACATGGTGACTTATCACAACAACAACGCGATAAAGTAATGAAACGCTACCGCGATCGTTCTTTACAGTTATTGATTGCTACTGATGTTGCTGCCCGTGGTATTGATGTTAACGATGTAACTCACGTAATCAACTATTCACTTCCTGATGATGTAGAAAGCTACACTCACAGAAGTGGACGTACTGCTCGTGCTGGTAAAACTGGCGTTTCTATGGCTATTGTTAATAGCAAAGAAATGGGTAAAATCCGTCAGATCGAGCGTATCATCAAAAAGAAATTCACTAAATGTGATATTCCTAACGGATTTGATGTTTGTGAAAAACAATTATTTGCCCTTATTCACAAAGTACACAACGTACAAGTGAACGACCAGATCGATCAGTACCTGGAACGCATAAATGCCGAATTTGCTGATGTTAGCAAAGAGGATATCATCAAACGTTTTGCATCCTTAGAGTTCAACCGTTTCCTTGATTACTATAAAAACGCTCCTGATTTGAACGCCCGTGTAGACGAGCGCGAAGGTCGTGAACGTGGTGAACGTGGTGAAAGAGGTGATCGCCATTCAATGCGCGGTGGAGCCGGTAAGTTTACTCGTTTATTCGTTAACTTGGGTTCTCTTGATGACTTTACACGTGGTGACATGTTACGTTACATTTGCGACAATGCACATGTAAGCGGTAGCAAAATTGGCCGTATTGATGTTAAAGGCGTATACTCTTTCTTCGAGATTGAAAGCGATAATGTTGACAAAATCTTTGAAGGCTTTAAATCAAAAGACTTCAATGGTCGTCAGGTTCGTATTGAGATTTCCCAAGATGGCGACCGGAAACGCGAAGAACGTCGTTCGGGCTTTGGCGGAGGCCGTCGCAGTGAAGGTGGAGGTGAGCGCCGAGGAGGCTTTAGTGGCAACCGTGATCGTGGCGATCGAAATGACAGAGGCGAACGCAGAAGTTTCAACGGAGGCAATCGTGAACGTCGTCCTTCAAACAGCAATAGCGACGAAAGAAAAGGTCGTTGGTAA
- a CDS encoding DUF4293 domain-containing protein, protein MIQRIQSIYLAIAFVAASALFFVPVVSFVDMDNNGQGSIKELVEIKTSGKYIMSMAGPNQVETYIIGIVLTIAIAAMALATIFLYKNRKLQISLCWINAFIALGLSVFMMMKAQPESIGNVSNWSAKIGSYLFTVIIITLMLALRSIRKDENLIRSADRLR, encoded by the coding sequence ATGATACAACGTATTCAATCAATTTACCTAGCCATTGCTTTTGTGGCCGCATCAGCTTTATTTTTTGTACCTGTAGTAAGCTTTGTCGACATGGATAATAACGGACAAGGTAGTATTAAAGAATTGGTAGAAATTAAAACCTCTGGCAAATACATTATGTCAATGGCCGGACCAAACCAGGTGGAAACCTATATTATTGGAATTGTCCTAACCATTGCAATAGCTGCCATGGCCTTAGCCACCATTTTTTTATATAAGAACAGAAAACTTCAAATTAGCTTATGCTGGATTAATGCATTTATTGCTTTAGGGTTATCTGTTTTCATGATGATGAAAGCTCAACCTGAAAGCATTGGCAACGTTTCTAATTGGAGTGCCAAAATTGGCTCTTATCTATTTACTGTAATTATCATTACCTTGATGCTTGCCTTACGTAGCATCAGAAAAGACGAAAATCTAATACGATCGGCTGATCGCTTGCGTTAA
- the truA gene encoding tRNA pseudouridine(38-40) synthase TruA, whose translation MEEQTKYRYFIELAYKGTHFHGWQIQPNAVSVQEVLNKALTTVLREEIETVGCGRTDTGVHATNFFAHFDTATEVKGQLLDVRSKKEESGLSSDETRKVIDSLRLVKAVNALVGYDIAVKRFISVAPEAHARFDAISRSYEYHVYFDKNPFKKEFGFLLNYNPNIVAMNKAAELIMTYTDFSCFSKSNTQTFTNNCKITKAEWVKVDGGLVFHITADRFLRNMVRAIVGTLLQVGRGELSMDEVKQVLESKSRSQAGESVPAEGLFLTTITYPYINN comes from the coding sequence ATGGAAGAACAAACGAAGTACCGATATTTTATAGAATTAGCCTATAAAGGCACTCATTTTCATGGATGGCAAATTCAACCCAATGCAGTTAGTGTTCAGGAAGTGTTGAACAAAGCACTTACAACTGTGTTGCGTGAAGAAATTGAAACTGTCGGTTGCGGACGGACTGACACTGGCGTGCATGCCACTAATTTTTTTGCTCATTTTGATACTGCGACAGAAGTCAAAGGACAGTTATTAGATGTCAGAAGTAAGAAGGAAGAGAGTGGACTGTCCAGTGATGAAACTCGAAAGGTAATTGATAGTTTGCGCCTGGTGAAGGCGGTAAATGCTCTGGTAGGGTACGATATTGCTGTTAAGAGATTTATTTCGGTGGCACCTGAGGCACATGCTCGCTTTGATGCCATAAGCCGTTCGTATGAGTATCATGTTTACTTTGATAAGAATCCGTTTAAAAAGGAGTTTGGCTTTTTGTTGAATTATAATCCAAACATTGTTGCTATGAATAAAGCTGCGGAACTAATCATGACATACACTGATTTTAGCTGCTTTAGTAAAAGCAATACTCAAACTTTTACTAACAACTGCAAAATTACCAAGGCTGAATGGGTCAAAGTAGATGGCGGGCTGGTGTTTCATATTACCGCTGATAGGTTTTTAAGAAATATGGTAAGAGCAATTGTAGGTACTTTACTTCAGGTTGGCAGGGGAGAATTGTCGATGGATGAAGTAAAGCAAGTTTTGGAAAGTAAAAGTAGATCCCAAGCAGGAGAATCAGTGCCTGCAGAAGGATTGTTTCTAACCACCATTACCTACCCATATATCAATAACTAA